From one Mytilus edulis chromosome 1, xbMytEdul2.2, whole genome shotgun sequence genomic stretch:
- the LOC139488026 gene encoding uncharacterized protein — MLLVILIHTTYQLTVTAQHNLTPYGTASQSSNHETSLPQNAIKPPISNTFSISSCAHTAVIPGPAWWMFHFSSGYAYITNIKLYYRENYAYRMDGFKLYVTNSSTIPPDGYLCYEDGPGLPNPSTTMTIQCRQLGTYIIYYDNTGDYQFGPIIELCYVAITGCRKGMWGTDCYTKCPSVCIGQHCYPENGLCVWGCGEEKCLNNRWDKQTGVCTEGCVREFSQLCNCYKCKYI, encoded by the exons ATAACCTTACACCATATGGAACAGCTTCGCAGAGTTCTAATCATGAAACAAGCTTACCCCAAAATGCTATAAAGCCACCTATATCAAATACATTTAGTATTTCGTCATGTGCTCATACAGCTGTTATTCCTGGACCAGCTTGGTGGATGTTTCATTTTTCTTCTGGATATGCGTACATCACAAATATAAAACTATACTATAGAGAAAACT atgctTATCGCATGGACGGATTTAAATTATATGTGACCAACTCATCAACTATTCCACCTGACGGTTATCTCTGTTATGAAGATGGCCCTGGTCTTCCTAATCCAAGCACTACCATGACAATACAATGTAGACAACTTGGAACATACATCATTTATTACGATAATACAGGCGATTACCAATTTGGACCAATAATTGAATTATGCTATGTTGCTATTACAG GATGTCGAAAGGGTATGTGGGGAACAGACTGTTACACAAAATGTCCATCAGTATGTATAGGTCAACATTGCTACCCTGAAAATGGTCTATGTGTTTGGGGGTGTGGTGAAGAGAAATGCTTGAATAACAGATGGGATAAACAAACAGGTGTTTGTACTGAAGGATGTGTTAGAGAATTCTCGCAATTATGTAATTGTTACAAATGTAAGTACATATGA